CAGTCATCGGGGCCGTGGTTATCCAGCGCATGGATTCCGGGTTCATCAAGCACCTGATTCCCGGGTTGCTTCTGGTGGTATTTTTTTATACCCTGTTTTCAAGAACCCTGGGGCTGAAGCCGGGCACCCCTAAAATGGGGCAAAACCTGTTTTTCGGGTTGTTCGGCCTGGGCTTAGGGTTTTATGACGGGTTTTTCGGCCCCGGCACCGGCTCCTTCTGGACCGGGGCCCTGCTTGTTTTTTTAGGCCTGGACATGACCGGGGCCGTGGGCACCACCCGGGTGATGAATTTTGTGTCCAATATTGTGGCCCTGGCCGTGTTCATCATCGGCGGCAATGTGCTGTGGTCCGCCGGACTGGCCATGGCAGCCGGCCAGGTCATCGGTGCCCGGGCCGGTTCCGGCCTGGCCATCCGGAAAGGGGCCGTGTTTATCCGGCCGTTTTTTCTGACCGTGGTGTTTTTGACCATTGTCCGGCTCATCTATGTCAACTATGGGTAGCAACAGACAAGCTGCCCTCAAACCATATAAAAAGGAAGGCTTATGTTACAAACCCAGAAAGAACTGCTCACCCTGTTGTCTGATATCGGCATTGAATACACCAACCATGAACATCCGGCCGTGTTTACCGTGGAAGAGGCAGCCTTGCACCAGGACGGCATCAAGGGAGCCCACAGCAAAAACCTGTTTTTCAAGGACAAAAAGAAACACCTGTTTTTAGTGGTGACCCTGGCGGACAAGCCCATCAAAATCAAGGACGTGGCCAAAAAAATCGGGGGCAACAACATGTCTTTTGCCAAACCCGACCTGCTCATGGAAGTGCTGGGCATGATTCCCGGGGCTGTCACCCCGTTTGCCGCCGTCAACATCAAGGACCATGAGGTCAAAATCGTTCTGGATGAAGCGCTGATGGCCCATGACCTGCTCAATTTCCACCCGCTGGAAAACACCGCCACCACCACCATTGCATCCGATGACCTGGTGAAATTTCTGGAACACTGCGGCCAGTCACCCGAGATTATCCGGCTGTAGGAAAAAAGGAGGCCGGCATGACATCCTATATCGGTGCTGTGGACCAGGGCACCACCAGCACCCGGTTCATCATTTTTGACAAAAACGGCGACATTGTGTCCGTCAGCCGGACAGTACATGACCAGATCTGTGAAAAACCCGGGTGGGTGGCCCATGATCCGGCCCAGATCCGGGACAACACCTTCAGGGTCATTGCCAAAGCCCTGGAAAAGGCCGGCCTCACCGGCAAAGACCTGGCTGCCATCGGGGTCACCAACCAGAGAGAGACCGTGGCGGCCTGGGACAGGCACACGGGAAAACCGCTGTATCATGCCGTTGTATGGCAGTGCGCCAGAAGCGATGAGATCTGCCGGAATCTGGATGACGTGTATGGCAAAGACTGCTTTCGGCAGCAGACCGGGCTGCCCACGGCCACCTATTTTTCCGGTCCCAAGATCAAATGGATGATGGACCATGTACCCGCGGTCAGACAGGCCGTGGACAACGGCACTGCCCTGTTCGGCACCATGGACACCTGGGTGATCTGGAACCTCACGGGCGGACCGGGAAAAGGAAACCATGTCACGGATGTGACCAATGCGTCCCGGACCCTGCTCATGAATCTGAACACCCTGGACTGGGATCCGGATATTCTGAACACACTGGGAATTCCTTTGGACTGCCTGCCGGCCATTGTGCCGTCTTCGGATCCGGCTGCGCTGGGCAGAACCCATGCCGCCGGCCCCCTGGGACACGGGGTGACAGTGGGAGGTGCCTTAGGAGATCAGCAGGCCGCGTTGTTCGGCCACACCTGCTTTGCCCCGGGAGAAGCCAAAAACACCTATGGCACGGGCTGCTTTCTGCTGTTCAACACCGGGCAAAAAATCATCTTTTCCCGGCACGGCCTGCTCACCACCCCGGCATATCAGATACATGGAGAAAAGCCGGTGTATGCGCTGGAAGGCGCCATTGCCTATGCCGGGGCACTGGTGCAGTGGGTCCGGGACAACCTGGGGCTGATCGTTTCCGCCCCGGAAATCGAAACCCTGGCCAATACCGTGAAAGACAACGGGGATGTGTATTGCGTGCCGGCTTTTTCCGGGCTGTTCGCCCCGCACTGGCGATCCGATGCCAGAGGGGTGATTGCCGGGCTGACCCAGTTTGCCACCAAAGGCCATATCGCCCGGGCCGTGCTGGAGGCAACCGCGTACCAGACAAAAGATATCGTGGAAGCCATTTCAAAGGACCTGGGCAAAAACCTGGATCTCACCGCGTTGAAGGTGGACGGCGGCATGGTGGAAAATCACACATTGATGCAGTTCCAGGCCGACATTCTCGATAAAAAAGTGATCCGGCCCAAAGTCACGGAAACCACGGCCTTAGGGGCGGCCTATGCGGCGGGTCTGGCCGTGGGGTTCTGGCCGGACATCGGCGCTTTGAAAGAAAAATGGCAGGCCCACACCACCTGGTATCCGCACATGGATGACCCCCGTCGGACCCGGTTGTACGACAGCTGGCAGAAAGCCGTGAAAACCTCTTTTGGATGGTGCTGACAAATCTTTCAGGCAGCTTGTCTTAAAACCATTTTTTTTTCTTGAAATAACCCAGCAGGGCCCCGGCAATGACCACAAGCACCCCCCAGAAGATAAAATAACTGTATTTATACCTGAGTTCGGGCAGGTAATCGAAATTGGTACCGTAGATGCCGGCGATAAAAGTTAAGGGAATGAAAATCGCGGCAAAAATGGTCAGCACTTTCATGATATCGTTCATCTTGTTGGCGGTCACGGAATTGTAAATATTGAGCTGGTCGGTGAGAAGATCCCGGTAGGTGTCGATGGCCTCGGTGGCGTGAGTAATGAGATCTTCCAGATCCTTGAAAAAAAAGTGCGTCTTTTCGTGAATCAGATCGCTTTCCAGCCGCAGCAGCTGAAAAATCGCTTCTCTGGCCGGACGGATCGATTTTTTCAGATAACTGGTTTCCCGTTTAAACCGGTTTATTTTTTCCATCACCTTTTTATCGTGATCAGAAAGAATTTCCTCTTCCAGGTCTTCAATCTGCTCTCCGATGTGTTCGATCACGGAAATGTAATTTTCCACCACCGTGTCCATGAGCGCATAGGCCAGATAATCGGTACCGCCGACACGTATCCGGGATTTCTGCCGCCGGATTCTTTCCCGCACCGGCTCAAACACATCGCCCGGCCGCTCCTGAAACGTGAGAATGAACCGCTCGCCCACCACCAGGCTCAACTGCTCGTTCCTCACCATCCCGGTCTGTCTGTCAAACCGGATCATTTTCAGGACAATGAACAAATAATCGTCATAATCATCGATTTTGGGCCGCTGGCCCGTGTTAAGGACATCTTCCATCACCAGGGGATGCAGGTCAAATACTTTGCCGATACGGCCGATGGTGTCCACATCGTGCAGACCGTTGATGTTGATCCAGGTGACTGATTCCGATGTTTTGTAATGAAGGGTGTCCTGGATATCCACCATGGCCTGATCCGTGAGGTGATGATCATCATAATCAATGACCCGGATATCGATTTCATCGGTTTTTCGGGTCCCCACAAAAACAAGGGCACCCGGACTCTGTCCTTTTACCGGTTCTCTGTTTTTTAAAAATCGTGCCATGGATCCCTTCTTTTTTAGTTGTTCCATGCCCTGAAACAGCGGTCATAGAAGTTTTGTTGAATATCATGATCTAACGTATCAGGTTATCACTTTCAATTTTGGGTGGCAAAGGGTAATTTTTCATCCTTTGCTTGACAAACAGCGATCGCCTGTCCTAATTCTATTTTCAGCGTCTGTCAGAAAAAAACAACGATCAAACCAAACCACAGGAGTCACATTGAACGAATGCCTTCCATCTCAAAAAAATGGCACCCCATGAGGATGCCCCTCAAACATCAGCAGACACTTGATGTCTGAGACGGTCAAACAGATTCTGGACCGACTCTATCCGGACGGTTATATGGGCCGGTTGGGAAAGGTTTACACGGATACCAGTGATTTCATGCGCATCACCGGCGGGGATGTGATTGTCCTGGCCGGTGAGCATTACCTGGTGCTGCGGGATGAAATGGAGCGAAGTTTCGGGGTTGAAGATCCCAAATACTGGGTCAAGCGGTGCCGCCATCTGGAGTCCGGTGAACGCCGGATACTCAAACTGGTGTTTTATGAAACATTTTCTCTTTCCATGGGAGAAATGAAAATCCCGTGTTACCGGAGTCCGCGAAAAGAGGCCCGGATTCTGGATCTGGTGCGGAACGATCCCCGGTTCATGCAGGGATTTCCCGCAGCAGATGAAGCCGGCAACAATGTCCGGGTCCTGTATGTGGTTCAGGGAAAACGCCTGGATAACTGGATCGATGACCTGGATGTGGATCACCCCACCTATTTTCAGACACACCTGCCCGGCATTCTGGAAAAATTCATTGTTTCCTGCCAGGCCATCAACGATCTGCACAAAATGGGTGAAAAGCACGGAGATATCCGGCGGGATCATCTCTGGGTGACGTATGATACCGGGGATTATGTATGGATCGATTTCGACTATACATTCAGTTTCCATGAAAACCCCTTCGGCCTGGATATTTTCGGGCTGGGCGGCCTGCTTCTGTATATTGTCGGCAAAGGGTTCTACTCCCATGAAGAAGCCAGGCAATTGATTGACCGCAACAGAAAAATCCCGGGTATCGAGCCGGAAGATTTTTTACTGGTTTTCAAAAACAGGCTGGCCAACCTGCAAAAAATTTTCCCTTATATTCCCGATGCATTAAACCAGATGCTCCTGCATTTTTCATCCGGATCACGGGTTTATTACGAAACCATGGACGAATTTCTGCAAGACTTGACAACCTGCTTGAAACAGGTGAAATAAACATATGCAACCCGCTTTTTTGGAGATACCCCATGGATACAAATAAAATTTTGATCGCTGCGGACGGTTCTGAAAATGCCGAACGCGCCATTGATTATGTCACAGACATCCTCCAGGGCGCTGCCGGATTTCACATCAAACTGCTGTCCATCGAGCATCTGCCGGACCGGGATTTTTTTGCCGATGACACGGCCTGGAAAGACGCGTGTGTCAAAAATCGGGAAAAACTGATTGCGTTTCTGGCACACGGCAAAGAACGATTGACAAAAAGCGGCATTCCTGAAAAACAGGTGCAGACCGATTATGTGGAAAGCTGTCATTCCCCTTTGGCGGAAAAACCCGATTATTGCAGCCGGGGAACCAGCATTGCCTTAGATATTCTGCATGTGGCAAAGACAGAAGGGTTCAAGACCGTGGTGATCGGACGCAGGGGTGTTTCCAAAGCCGAAGAGTTCATGTTCGGCAGCGTGTCCAACCGGATTATTCACGCGGGCAGCGACTGCACCATCTGGGTGGTGCAGTGACCTGTCTTTTGAATGGTCCTGCCGCATGATGCCATGAAGCACGGGATATATTATTTCCATATGCTTCTGCTGCTGATTCTGACCGGCACCCCAGGCGGGGCCGGATCAGCCGTGCAGTCAAAACCGGTCTCCTTTGTCCTGCTCCATGTCAATGACACCCATTCCCAGTTCACTCCCCGGCCTTATGCCCTGCAGTTTCCAGGGCTGGGGAATCCGGTGCCCGTGCCGTTGGGATCGGTCTCAAAAATGGCGGCCCTGGTGCGGCAGACCCGGGAACAATCCCCCCATGTGCTGTTTCTCCATGCCGGGGACATGGTCCAGGGATCGCTTTACTATACCCTGTTTCACGGACAGGCCGAGGCCCGGGTGTTTAACGCCATGGGCCTGGATGTCATGGCTGCGGGCAACCATGAGTTCGACCGGGGAACCGGCGGCATCCTCCCTTTGATGGATCATGCGCAATTTCCCGTTGTGTCTGCCAACATGGATGTGTCTGATGACCCGAATCTGGCCGGCCGGATCGCCCCGTATGTCATCAAACAGGTGGACGGGGTGCCTGTGGCCGTGATCGGGCTTCTGACCCGGGACCTGGCCCGGATATCCAGTCCGCCGGACACACTCCGGATGCGCCCGGTGATCCAGACGGCCCAGGAAGCGATCAATCGACTCACAGCCCAGGACATCCGGATCATCATCCTGCTCACCCATATCGGATATGAACAAGACCGGCTGCTGGCGTGTTCAGTGACCGGAGCAGACATTATCGTGGGCGGCCATTCCCACACCCTGCTGGGAAATTTTCAAGATCTGGGGCTCACCCCGGAGGGACCTTATCCCACAGTGGTCACGGCACCGGACGGGACCGATGTCCTGGTGGTTCATGCCTGGAAACACACCCGGCTGCTGGGACGGCTGTCTGTGGATTTTGATGCCGCCGGCCGAATCATCTCCCATCAGGGGACCCCCTGCCTGATCGCCGGCACACCGCTTCTGGACAAAGAGGATCAGCCGCTGGATCCCCGGACACAGGAACAGGTCCGGCTTGCCATTGACCGTGACACGGGTATGGCCCTGCCGGAAGCGGATCCGGCCGTGGCCGCCATTGCCGAAGCATATGCGATAAAGGTGGCCGAACTGGGGAGCACCATTGTCGGACGGGCTGAACAGCCTTTGCCCCATATCCGGGTCCCGGATCCAACCATGCCCCAGGGCAGTGCCATTGCGCCCCTGGTGGCCGAATCCCTGAAAAGAAAAGTCAAACGCAATGGATTTGACGTGGATATCGCCATCCAGAATGCCGGCGGAGTCCGGACCGGCATCCGGGCCGGGGAGATCACCATCGAAACCATTTACAACCTGCTGCCGTTTGAAAACACCCTGGTCATTTTCCAGATGACCGGGCAACAGATCACCACCCTGCTGGAAGATGCCCTGTCTTCCATCATCGATGAGCAGCGGTTTTTCGGGGGTTTCCCCTATTCCTCGGGGCTTCGGTTCCGGGTCGATCCGGGAGCCGGCAAAGGAAACCGGGTATCCGGCGGCGAAGTGATGGACGGATCCGGGGCCTGGCATCCTTTGAACCGCCATGCCACCTACCGGGTGGTGGTCAACAGTTTTCTTGCCGGCGGCGGTGACGGCTACACCGTGTTTGCCGGCTTGAAAGGCCATGATACAGGGTTTGTCGATACCCAGGCGTTTCTGGAATATGTATCCGCAGAAAAAACCCTGAGCCCTCCGGCCCGGCACTCCTTTTTTCAAACCCCATAACCGGATAGCTCTTTTTCAGGCACCGGCCCTGTCATGATCTTGAACCGGCCCATTGGAAGAAACGGTGCTCTCCGGATTTTCCGGGGAAATTTCCATCCTCGGATCCAGGTGCATGGCCACATCCGACGTGGTTTCCATCATGACAAACTCCACCTGCTCATCAACCGGCACGATCCGCACGGATTCCCTGCGCCGCAGTAACAGTGTCACCCCGGCATATACCCCGCTGACGGCGATCATGTAAAAATACAACCCATAAGGGGTTCCGGACAGGGTCATGACGGCGGCGGACAGAATCGGTCCGAACACGGCCCCGATGCCGTAAAACAACAGCAGCACGGAACTGACTTTAACCACATCCTGGGCATCGAAGATATCGTGGGCCCGGGCCACGGCCACCGGATAAATGGAAAAAAAGATACCGCCGAAAAGCGTGGTTGTCCCCAGAAGCAATCCCAGGGAATGTTGGGTAGAAACCAGGATCACCAGGGATATCATCGCCAGGATAATGCCCAGAAACGGCAGCACCAGGGATCGATCCAGGCGGTCTGAAATCAGTCCCACCGGCCACTGAAGCATGAGTCCGCCAAACACGGTCAGGGTCATGAACCAGGAAATCTGGCCCACGCTCAACTGAATCTGGTGGGCAAACACCGGCCCCATGGTGTAAAAAGCGCTGTGCAGAAGCCCGGCGCCAAAGCAGCCCAGCATGCTGATGGGTGCTTTTCTCAAAATGGTTTTCAACGCTTTTTGCTGGACCTTAGGCAGTTTCGGGTGAATAGACCGGGTCATGGCCACGGGCACGGTGCTCAGCACCACAAACACCCCTGCCACCAGAAACAGGGTCTGGCTGCGGACATCGCCCACGTTCAGCAGCTGCTGCCCCACTGTGCTGCCCATATAGGTCACGATCATGTAGATGGAAAAAATGCGCCCCCGGAATTTGGGTTCAGCACACTCATTGAGCCAGCTCTCAATCACCATGAACAGCCCCATGTTGGACACCCCGGCCACAAACCGCAGCCCGGCCCACAGCAGGGGAGACGTATAAAATCCATGCACCATCACCACGGCGGCGGTGACGGCGGTGAACGCGGCAAAAGCCCGGATATGCCCCACATTTTGAATTATTTTCCGGCAATAGGAGGTGCCGGCCACCAGTCCCACAAAATAGGAACTGAGTACCAGTCCGGTCACCTGGGTAGACACCCCTTCCAGGGAAAGCCGGAACCCCAGAAACGTATTTAACAGTCCCAGCCCCATCATCATCAGTACCACTGAAGAATACAGTGCAATGAACGGTCTTATATTGGCATACATGACAAATGCCTCCTGTCAGGCAACAAGTGTATCTTAAAACAAAAGCCGGAAATAATAAAGCAACCTGTCGCCCGGGTCAAGTCTTTTTCCGGATCAGGACCTGAACCGCGAGATATCCATGTCCAGGCGCCGGATGATCTTCTGGATGGACGCCCTTTCCAGGCCGCTGATGCGTGCGGTTTCTGAAATATTTCCCCGGGTGTGTTCAAACAGCCGGGTCAGATAGGTGCGGGAAAAAATATCCAGGGCCTGTTTTTTGGCGATTTTATACGGGACCGGCTCATCCGAAGAAACCATGTCAGCGGCGGGATCGCCATGCCCTCCCATCAGGCGGATCAATGCACTGTCAATGGGGCCGCCGTTGGAAAACACCACCAGACGCCGGACCATGTTCAACAGTTCCCGGATATTTCCGGGCCAGGGCTGGGAGGACAACCAGGCCATGGCGGCCGGTTCGATTTCCATGGGGTCCATGTTCATCTCCCGGCAGGTTTGGATCATGAAACACCGCACCAGCCTCGGGATATCCTCCTGCCGTTCCCGCAGGGGCGGTACATGAATGGACAGAACATTGAGCCGGTAGTACAGGTCTTCTCTGAAGATTTTGTTTTGAATCCGGGTGGGCAGGTCCTGGTTGGTCAAGGCGATAATCCGCACATCCGCAGTCCTGGAACGGCTGGAACCCACCGGTTTGACCTCTCTGTCCTGGAGAAATTTCAACAGTTTGGCCTGGATGGGCAGACTGATGTCACCGATTTCATCCAGGATCAGAGTGCCTTTGTCCGCAGCCATGAAAAATCCGTCCCGGTTCCGTTCCGCCCCGGTAAACGCCCCTTTGACATGGCCGAACAGCTCACTTTCCAAAAGCGGTTCAGGGATGGCCGGACAGTTCAGGGCATGGCACTCAGATGCACTGCGCCGGGACAACCGATGAATTTCTCTGGCCACAAACTCCTTGCCGCTGCCGGATTCTCCCGTGACCAGCACCGTGTAATCGGTCACGGCCATGGCACTTATTTTTTCCTGAACCTGGCTCATGGCCCGGCTTTCCCATTTCTGATCCGTTGTGTTCAACCCGGAAACCAGCGACTTCAGGCGTTGATTCTCCCGGGCCAGGGCATAGTGCTGAACGGCCCGTTCCACCGTATGAAACAGGGCCTGGCGCTCCACCGGCTTGGTAATAAAATCCCAGGCCCCGGTTTTCAGGGACTGAACCGCGTTTTCCACGGTGGCAAACCCGGTGATCATGATCACGCAGACATATGGATTTTGCGCCAGAACCCGGGTCAGAAGTTCATGGCCGGACATGCCGGGCATACGTAAATCCGACAGCAGCACCCCGATCTCTTTTTCCTGAAACGCGGCCAGGGCCGCCTCGCCGGAAGAAAATCCCAGAATGTCATATGTGTGAAACTGTTTTTCCAGGTGCCGGATAATGCCTTTTAAAAAATCAGTGTCATCATCCACCACGCCGATGCAAAACGGGTTCATGTCTTTTTCCTGTCAAAAGGTTCCGTGCCTGAAGAAACCGTTGGTAAATAGATGTCAAACCGGGTTTGCTCTCCGGTATCCACCACAATGCGGCCATTGAGTTCTGACACAAACCCGTAAACAATGGAAAGACCGAGTCCGGTGCCTTTGCCCACTTCCTTTGTGGTGTAGAACGGATCAAAAATCCGTTGTTTAACGATGTCAGGGATGCCCGGGCCGTTGTCTGCAATACGCAACCGCACCTGGCTGGATTCTGCCGGTTTTGTCTCAATGGTAATGGTGTCTCCGCTTTCCTGGAGTGCATCCACGGCATTGAGCCAGAGATTGGTCAGAATCTGTTCCAGAATGGTCCCGTCACATGCCACCCGGGGCAGATTGTCTGACAGGCAGGTGTCAATGTGAATATTTCTGGACACGGCCTGGGCCTTGAACACCTCGATTCCCTGGGACACCACCTGGTTCAGGTCGCAGGTCCCGGAAATGGGTTTTTTGGGCCGGGACAGGGCCAGCAGATCCTGAACCACCTTCTGGGCCGCCCGGGTATGTTTGGAGATGATATCGATATCAGACACGATCTCCTTGTCCGTCACCGCATCCCGCACCAGGTCGGTGTAGCACTGGATGACCCCCAAAGGATT
Above is a window of Desulfotignum balticum DSM 7044 DNA encoding:
- a CDS encoding universal stress protein, whose protein sequence is MDTNKILIAADGSENAERAIDYVTDILQGAAGFHIKLLSIEHLPDRDFFADDTAWKDACVKNREKLIAFLAHGKERLTKSGIPEKQVQTDYVESCHSPLAEKPDYCSRGTSIALDILHVAKTEGFKTVVIGRRGVSKAEEFMFGSVSNRIIHAGSDCTIWVVQ
- the corA gene encoding magnesium/cobalt transporter CorA — encoded protein: MARFLKNREPVKGQSPGALVFVGTRKTDEIDIRVIDYDDHHLTDQAMVDIQDTLHYKTSESVTWININGLHDVDTIGRIGKVFDLHPLVMEDVLNTGQRPKIDDYDDYLFIVLKMIRFDRQTGMVRNEQLSLVVGERFILTFQERPGDVFEPVRERIRRQKSRIRVGGTDYLAYALMDTVVENYISVIEHIGEQIEDLEEEILSDHDKKVMEKINRFKRETSYLKKSIRPAREAIFQLLRLESDLIHEKTHFFFKDLEDLITHATEAIDTYRDLLTDQLNIYNSVTANKMNDIMKVLTIFAAIFIPLTFIAGIYGTNFDYLPELRYKYSYFIFWGVLVVIAGALLGYFKKKKWF
- the glpK gene encoding glycerol kinase GlpK; the encoded protein is MTSYIGAVDQGTTSTRFIIFDKNGDIVSVSRTVHDQICEKPGWVAHDPAQIRDNTFRVIAKALEKAGLTGKDLAAIGVTNQRETVAAWDRHTGKPLYHAVVWQCARSDEICRNLDDVYGKDCFRQQTGLPTATYFSGPKIKWMMDHVPAVRQAVDNGTALFGTMDTWVIWNLTGGPGKGNHVTDVTNASRTLLMNLNTLDWDPDILNTLGIPLDCLPAIVPSSDPAALGRTHAAGPLGHGVTVGGALGDQQAALFGHTCFAPGEAKNTYGTGCFLLFNTGQKIIFSRHGLLTTPAYQIHGEKPVYALEGAIAYAGALVQWVRDNLGLIVSAPEIETLANTVKDNGDVYCVPAFSGLFAPHWRSDARGVIAGLTQFATKGHIARAVLEATAYQTKDIVEAISKDLGKNLDLTALKVDGGMVENHTLMQFQADILDKKVIRPKVTETTALGAAYAAGLAVGFWPDIGALKEKWQAHTTWYPHMDDPRRTRLYDSWQKAVKTSFGWC
- a CDS encoding MFS transporter, which gives rise to MYANIRPFIALYSSVVLMMMGLGLLNTFLGFRLSLEGVSTQVTGLVLSSYFVGLVAGTSYCRKIIQNVGHIRAFAAFTAVTAAVVMVHGFYTSPLLWAGLRFVAGVSNMGLFMVIESWLNECAEPKFRGRIFSIYMIVTYMGSTVGQQLLNVGDVRSQTLFLVAGVFVVLSTVPVAMTRSIHPKLPKVQQKALKTILRKAPISMLGCFGAGLLHSAFYTMGPVFAHQIQLSVGQISWFMTLTVFGGLMLQWPVGLISDRLDRSLVLPFLGIILAMISLVILVSTQHSLGLLLGTTTLFGGIFFSIYPVAVARAHDIFDAQDVVKVSSVLLLFYGIGAVFGPILSAAVMTLSGTPYGLYFYMIAVSGVYAGVTLLLRRRESVRIVPVDEQVEFVMMETTSDVAMHLDPRMEISPENPESTVSSNGPVQDHDRAGA
- a CDS encoding bifunctional metallophosphatase/5'-nucleotidase, whose translation is MKHGIYYFHMLLLLILTGTPGGAGSAVQSKPVSFVLLHVNDTHSQFTPRPYALQFPGLGNPVPVPLGSVSKMAALVRQTREQSPHVLFLHAGDMVQGSLYYTLFHGQAEARVFNAMGLDVMAAGNHEFDRGTGGILPLMDHAQFPVVSANMDVSDDPNLAGRIAPYVIKQVDGVPVAVIGLLTRDLARISSPPDTLRMRPVIQTAQEAINRLTAQDIRIIILLTHIGYEQDRLLACSVTGADIIVGGHSHTLLGNFQDLGLTPEGPYPTVVTAPDGTDVLVVHAWKHTRLLGRLSVDFDAAGRIISHQGTPCLIAGTPLLDKEDQPLDPRTQEQVRLAIDRDTGMALPEADPAVAAIAEAYAIKVAELGSTIVGRAEQPLPHIRVPDPTMPQGSAIAPLVAESLKRKVKRNGFDVDIAIQNAGGVRTGIRAGEITIETIYNLLPFENTLVIFQMTGQQITTLLEDALSSIIDEQRFFGGFPYSSGLRFRVDPGAGKGNRVSGGEVMDGSGAWHPLNRHATYRVVVNSFLAGGGDGYTVFAGLKGHDTGFVDTQAFLEYVSAEKTLSPPARHSFFQTP
- a CDS encoding TSUP family transporter: MELSLVSLGILFVTGLCAGFVDAIAGGGGLIALPVLLALGLPPAQALGTNKLQGSFGTLSAAANFIAKGLVDLRQCWTGMGFTFCGAVIGAVVIQRMDSGFIKHLIPGLLLVVFFYTLFSRTLGLKPGTPKMGQNLFFGLFGLGLGFYDGFFGPGTGSFWTGALLVFLGLDMTGAVGTTRVMNFVSNIVALAVFIIGGNVLWSAGLAMAAGQVIGARAGSGLAIRKGAVFIRPFFLTVVFLTIVRLIYVNYG
- a CDS encoding sigma-54-dependent transcriptional regulator; translation: MNPFCIGVVDDDTDFLKGIIRHLEKQFHTYDILGFSSGEAALAAFQEKEIGVLLSDLRMPGMSGHELLTRVLAQNPYVCVIMITGFATVENAVQSLKTGAWDFITKPVERQALFHTVERAVQHYALARENQRLKSLVSGLNTTDQKWESRAMSQVQEKISAMAVTDYTVLVTGESGSGKEFVAREIHRLSRRSASECHALNCPAIPEPLLESELFGHVKGAFTGAERNRDGFFMAADKGTLILDEIGDISLPIQAKLLKFLQDREVKPVGSSRSRTADVRIIALTNQDLPTRIQNKIFREDLYYRLNVLSIHVPPLRERQEDIPRLVRCFMIQTCREMNMDPMEIEPAAMAWLSSQPWPGNIRELLNMVRRLVVFSNGGPIDSALIRLMGGHGDPAADMVSSDEPVPYKIAKKQALDIFSRTYLTRLFEHTRGNISETARISGLERASIQKIIRRLDMDISRFRS
- a CDS encoding prolyl-tRNA synthetase associated domain-containing protein, translating into MLQTQKELLTLLSDIGIEYTNHEHPAVFTVEEAALHQDGIKGAHSKNLFFKDKKKHLFLVVTLADKPIKIKDVAKKIGGNNMSFAKPDLLMEVLGMIPGAVTPFAAVNIKDHEVKIVLDEALMAHDLLNFHPLENTATTTIASDDLVKFLEHCGQSPEIIRL